The nucleotide window TTTGCTTTGTTATTTGTATTGTTTGGTCACAGTCTACTGCATTGCTATGAAAAGCTCTGCAACAGAGCTATGCCAATGACCTACAATGCTTCCATTCCCCACAGCCTCACTGAAATAGCCACACAACTCCAACTACAGCCAAGAAATAGAAGGCTAGTAGTCATAGTTTAAGGGAATTTGCTTCTAGAGTCCTACCAAATCTTATATTGGACCATTCCAGATGCTAACAAACTGATTAAGTGTCTCTTTCCATCTGTGCACCTTCTAAATACTGTATTGCATAATTATCAAGACGCAATACGCTAaatattctttcaatttactgacATGGTGAGAATTATTTTGCTCTGGTCCAACCCCCAAATTTGGCAAAAAGACCAATTTTTGAACACTGGGAAATccttttgtttctattttaaaattgcaAAGATTCAGTCATATTACACTTCAGTATTCTCCTGGATACATTCAAAGTAATTTCCTTGCCATTTTCCAATTGTTGAGGTAAACATACATATTTAATATAAAGTAACATTGAAGCCTAGCCTATAACTCTCAGCAGTACATAGTGCTTTCAACACATTCCTTTGAGGTACTGTACAAATCACAATCACTTTCCTGAGTTTTTGCAGACAGAACATTAAAAGAAATGAACTGCAGAAATTAAGGTCCAGATTACCATTACCCTGTTTTACCTGTTCTTAGTTTAATACTGCAGAACAGACAGGATTGAGGAATACTGTTGCTCTTAGAATAGCAAAAATCTGGTTCTCTGTCGCAATACAACCGTTCATCTCTTTAGTCCAATATAATGTTTGAAGTTAAAGCTCTTTATATTAGCACATGCCACCAATGTAATTGTGaggcaaacaaaaaataaagcacCACTTCAGGCACTTGACAGCAACTAAATCTCAAGAACAGCAGAATGGAATCAACACACAGGGTTCATGTCCTTCTGAAATCAACCCACTTGCACCTTGCTCCTTGGTGAGTGTTGTCTAGCTTGAACAGAACTGAGCATCAACATACGCCTTTCTGTCATGTGTGGTTTTTCAGATCAACAGCTCTTGTTTGATGCACTTTTCCTTCAAGTCTACTCTCACTCTTTAGATGCAAGGCAATTGTAGTCTTCCCAGTACCCTTTGCAACTTTAACACTACTGAAAAGGGGTTCTATACCCTATGTAGCAGGTTGTGTGTGTGCCaacattcatttcatttttttaaagacgTATCACTGACTGCAACCAAACATTTTGTTCCATTCAACATATGTATCAAGCTCTTTTTGAGATATGCTAGGCTGTATCTTGCAGAAAGCATTTTCAAAGTCTTGATATGTAACTGGCCTCAGCTGGCTGGGCATAATGGCTGAAAGGTCTGTGGCTGGCATGGCATGGAGTGGGCCTACCACTGCTTCCTGACACAAATGAGCCACGTCCAGTCCAGAAAAGCCTTCTGTGCGCTGGACAAGCAGTGCAACCTCTTTGTCATTGAGACAGTAATTGTGCTGTGAGAGCAGTTGTACTATGATCTGGTGCCGTGCTGTGCTGTCAGGAAGTGGGATTAAAAGTCGTTTCATGAAGTACCTTCGAAGAGATTCATCTATTTCTTCTGGTTTACTTGTGGCGCAAATTACTACTATTTGGTCCTCAGCAGAAGTTAGAACAGTGTCCAGCTGCATAAGGAACTCGGTTCTCATCCGACTTACTGGACTGTGTTCTTCATTCACTTGAGATGAAAGAAGCATATCAATGTCACTAACAAAAATCACTGAGGGCTGGCGACACCTTGCAACAAGGAAGGAAGCATGAAcaattttttctccttcccctaaCCACTTTGTGACAAGTCCAGAGCCAGTGATTTTGAAAAACGTGGCCCCTAGCTGACTAGCTATACATCTACCCATTAATGTTTTGCCTGTTCCCCGAGGTCCAAATAAAAGGATGCTCCGAGGTAGAGCAGTCAGCCCACTGAATGCATCTGACCTCAACACTGGCCATAAAACCTCCTCTTTAATGACAGCCTTTACCAAATCTAGGCCAGCAATGTCACTCCAGTCCACAGGAGGTCCCTGGTTGATAATCTCATTGGTTACAAGGTCAATGAGGTGTGTATCAGTATTCTTCAGTTGCTCGTCCACAGAGTGGTTGGATGAGGTAGCTGCACGAAGTCCCGGGCCTTGCATTGGGTGAGGGAGGAGCTGTCTGTGCTCATCCCCATGGTCGTTCATTACCGGGGAGGTGTACTTCCCAAAAGAGTCACTTGTTCTTGATCCCAATGAATTTTTAGCAGTACTATAGGAAGGGGGTGTCAAAGCTCTGCTGGACTGGCTGCTGAATTTCCTTTGCTGCTCAGAAGACATTAGCTGCTTTGTTGGCTTAAATGCTAAGGATGATGTTTCAGCACTTCTGTCAAAACCATTCCCCCTGTTTGCATTTGAAATGCTGTTGTCGGGCATTCTGTACATGGGACTCTGTGTAGATCTCTGTTGGCCATAGCTGTAATTTCCATAGCTGGAGTCCATTTCTCCTTGTCCTGCCATATAGAAAGCTTTCCTTTTGAGAGAACTTGCAGAACTGTTTGTCAGAGCTGATGGTGCGATGGGTGTCAAACCGTGGCTCTGGTAGGTGTAGCCAGGTACAGTGGTAGGGGGGAGAGGAGTAGGAGCAGGAATTCCTGACGGCAGGTATGCTGAGGGAGGTGGGGCACCACCAGGGCTGTACCCAGGCCCAACAGCAGTTTGAGGAGGATAACTAGCAGATGGGTAGCTGTAACTGGAGAGGTTAGTAGTCCCATTGTAGCCTGGGACGAGGGCTGGTGGTGGCGGTGGTGGTGGCTGTAAGAGGCTAGAGCTATGCAAAGGGGATGGATGAGGTGATGGAAGTGCAGGTGCTGGCTGACCACTGTAACTAGTATGTAAATAAGATCCATTGTATCCTGTGGCATATTCCTGAGATGGGAGCCCTGAATGAAGACTAGGTACTGTATGACTTCCGCAGGTACTACTAGAATAACTAGGTTCTGTCAGGTTACTGGCCACCCCAGGGGAGCTCCCTATGCTGGCAGAGACATCTGCTGGAGGGAGGGCTGTACTTACTCCAGCTTTGCTGGCAGCAATAACGTCCGGGACACAGTTCATAGGATAAACACTCTCTGAAGGCTGCCAGGGTTCGTTTTCATTCTTCCGACCATTCACCAGTGCTGACGGAGTTTCATAGATGGGTCGGTCAGCTGGACCTTCTAAAATACCAGAATACTTTTCTGCATATTTTTTCAATAGATTAGAAGCAGTCAGAGCAGAGATGTCATCATTGGCCCAAGCGTACTGATAGGTGCGTTGCAGGTGTCCACGGTATGCTTCCACCTTGTGAGCAGGAGACCGAGTAGTCGAAGTGATATCAAAGTGCTGTTCTGGCCACTGAGCATGCTCTGGCGTCCACTGCATCTTCAAGCCTAGGGTGGGGAGAAAAATACAGTTAATAGTGATTTAGTTATTCAGTTATTTTCAGAAGCTCTCAAAATGAATTCTTACAAGTATTATCTGTTTACATTTCTTTACTGCAAAGTGATTTCTATATTTATACTATAACTATAGATTTAAAAAATTACAGCATGCATGCAATTGACAGTTTTCTAAAACAACTATCAATAGTTAGCTTTGTTTAATATAGACACACATACAGAGCCATACTTTTgctaagggggaggggaaatacattttaaatacctAAAGTGTGGATTTTTGTTAACATGTAAGATGCCCAACTATTCCATCTTCTTTCATCACAGTTTCAGTTTTATATTTTAACCAATATAAAAATGAGAGACACAGCTGACAGATCACATCTAGGATACCTCTCTTATTTGGTACTGAACACCTAGTTAGCACAGTATAATGCACCCTGCGCAGAACAATATGACACAGACATAGCAGGTCATTCCATAATCCAACTCTCATCTAAAGTGGTCCACCACAGTTTCAAATCTGCTTCGTGGAGTGCAGCAAAGCAATCTCCCAGGCAGCGCTCCGTCGCTTTCATCACACAAAGCCTACAACTCGGTATGAATTACAACTGGCTCCTTTCTGCCTCTCAGTTCAGTTGTTGaggctctggaaaaaaaaacaagcatcACTTGTCTGTCGGTCTCCTtgcttgttctttctttttttcccccctcagagcCTCCGAGGtactttaaaaagaaaggaaatgcagTCTAGCCCCTAAAAGTTCCGAAACACACAATGCTGACTATCAGCCCTTTCAATACAGTAGACTAAGTAACAAAATGTCACTGTGTGACTATCACTTTAAAGCAAAAAATCTTACAAACAAcagaatgattttttaaatccatCATACACAGTAAGAGCAATCTACAATTATTATGATAACCACTCTAACTCTTACCTGTGCATGGTAGACAATTCCTGGTTTTTGTATAGCTGTATCAAATAGGCCTCCTTAATCTCCCTCGTATTACCAAGTGATTTTTGCAAACTGTCTTATGCCCTCTGGCACAGATTCTCTGATAAGGAGGAGGCCTAGTCTAAATGAAGCATCTGTGGCACTAGCTCCCTTCTGAATTACTGCGGTCTATTTTGACAGCTTCTACCCCCTCCTGTTTTTCCCCCCAACACCTTTAGCTCTTTATTGCCTGACTCTGGCATCTGACATGGCCAGCTTAGCCTCACTGAGCTAAACCTAACAGAGCACACAGTTTGGTAACAGAATGGCATGTTTATTCCCTTCTGACTCTTTCTTCCTTGTTTGCAAAACCACTGCACCAGACACTGGAAGTTAATTAGCAGGATGATGCTGTGCTAATTGTGTTAATTTACAAGGTTTTAGTCAAAGAGAATCACGCCAGGGCTGGCACTGCTGTCATGCTTCTGACTTAATGATTAAGAAATACTGAAAACAAGGTGGGAAGGATTGCAGTAATTACACAATAAATGAACAAAGCAACAGGATtcatttgcaaatatattttattgcaGTTGCACTAATTTGCATTTGGATTATTTATTTATCTTTAGGAGTCGTACAGGTATTCATTTGCAAATCACTAAATCAGTTAAATTTAGCCTGAAAACTGCAAAGTAAAGCTTAATTGAGCCTTATATTTTATCAGTACAAATACTGCAGATCTCATTCCACATGAGCATGCCACTGATTAGGTCTGgtgggatttttgtttgtttttttgcccagttcagccctccccctcccccatttttcaAGCACTTATGACAATTTGAGGGAAAAAATGACAGTTAACTATTACCCGGTTACTCTATAGCCTATAGAAACTCTTTTGACAAATGCAGTTTTGAGGCTCAGTAATTAGCAGAAGTATTACTTTCATTtggaattaattaatttaatcttTTTTGGCCAATTGTTTCTGACATTTCAACCATTGAATTTTTAAAAGATAGGTATATCATGTAATTGGGTAAAGTTACAGAAATCTCATTCAGTTATGAAATTTGTAGCTTTAATGAAGAACCAGCAGCACTTTCTCAGAAATCATAGTTTTGTTAAAATTCCGCTGTGAAACTTAAGAGCGGAATTATATGTAGGCAACATCCAAAATTCTCCAAGCATTGTGGGATTTACTTGAAGTCTTTTAACATGTCTGAAACACAAAACTGCCTAAAAACATGTAAAATCATTAGCACTGTAAAATATCTAGCTACATACATATGTTATCTATGTTCTGTGCTTTTGGGCTTGAAAGGTTACTACCACACAGAAAAGTTTCTGTTATATATAGATGGACAATAACTTGAGTAAACTGATGCTTCTCTAGATACACATGAATGAGTGCCAGGAGAAAGAATCTTGAAAAACAATTCAGCAGTAAGCAGCAGTGAAAGTTACAAGAAAGATAAAGGAAAATAGGCACAGACACAGCCTTGACTTTTGTAGTGCAGTTTGGGCAAACACTGGTATATTCATTAATGAATGTGCATTTTGTAATTTGGGCAAAATGCCTCTATTGCTAAGGAAAAGAAGCAGAGGCcactttagaaaaataaaataagctaTTCACTATGCTACAGTATAACAATATGTATTGTACAGTGCCTTGTAAGTATAGTTTCCAGAATAACTGTGCACATGTAAACATACTCTTCACACCCCCATCCCCAAAAAGTTAGACAACTATATTTAATAATATTTCTCCAAATACAGAGGTCATTACGATTAgggttctttttttcccccaagagaactccttttttattcattttttcacaAAGTAGATGGAAAAGTctatttaaaaatctaaatttgGGGCATGTTAAAATATTCCTACCCAATTTTCCTTATAAGACAACTGAATTTTATGACATTTCAATTCTCCCTGATACTAAGAAAATTATCAAATCAATCAAAATTCTTTATATGGAGTAATTGCTAGATAGTCCATTGGCTTCATCTTGTCAGGTTATCTTTGGATGTGCTTTCTGCACAATAATTGAAAGTTTATTTATTGATGCATACTAAATACCACTGCATTTAATAAAGGCTGTTAAAGGCAGAATTAGGTTTTGATTAGATACGTTTAAGAAAACAAGACTATTCTCATCCCATGAAACATGAGCATATATTTCAGTGCATTACAATCATTAGTGTTATTTGGAAACATGAGCTAATTGTTAACCATGTTATATTTACTTTATATTATTACACACTGAAGAAATATATATGTGAAGCCTTTTCCTTCTTTTGatattaatttgaattagcataaAAAAACTTTGTTGCTTAGCTCCTTTTGTGAATAGTAATCACGAGGCATAGTTATGAGTCAGAGTAGAGCTTCcattattttaacataatttaaATTCTAAAATAACACACATTCATGGGGCATATTTGTAGTTGATTAAATATTATAAAACCAAGAAAGCAAAGTAAGGCTGTATGTTTTTAAACCTATCTTATCAATATTTATGAAATAAATGTGTGAACTGTATTAACATGGACAGAAAAATGCATAGGGCAACAGTTCTTTATATGCAGAATACTATTTAATagaaaatttcatttaaaataatttaacatGTTACGTATAAGGGGTAGGCACTATATTAATCCTAAGCATTTTTTTCTTGAcagcattactttacatttcttcTCCTTAATTCTAAGTATATGGATGTATTTGGACTACATTTAGAGTAATTATCATTGCTAACTTTTTTTTATACAATTCCCTTTTTACTCAATGTTCAgtcattcttttttttcctgtttttacaTATTTAATCTGAAAATGCAAAAACTTATTAAATAAGACTTTCATAGTCTCATTCACTTGATTCCACAATGCAAGTATACTTCTGCTATTTTAGATTTACAGATAAAACCTATATGCAAATAATGATAGCTTTGTGATAAAATTAACTGAGTACAAGTAAGCAGAAAATTTAAAGGCTGACAGCATTTTAACACATTCAACTTCTTTCTAAGCATCTCAGATACACATGGGGTCTTATGCTTCAAGATACTGACTGTCTGTTGTGTGGTGTAGAGAGTCCTCCGTccacattgacttcaatagaagtTAAAAGACCTCAGCATCTCACAGGGTTGAATCCAGTAAGAGGAGATAAATGCAAAGCACCAGCCTTCCTTTGAACTTTGACTGATTTATGTTACAACCTTTCTCTTGATTCAATGTGAGATTTGTATTAGAAACTTTAGCAAGGCATATTATTTTGATGGAGAATTAGTCTATGATTCAGCATATCCCAACAATTTGAATGGGTTATGAATTTTTCAGACTGATATGTTCATGCAACTATCTTCCCCTTCTACTTTAGGATAGTACGCAGAAAACTCTTGCTTATTTTTTAAGACTAACACTAATTAGTTAAAGGACTTTGACATTCTGTAAATATAATCTGTTCTTGCGGAATGGCAGGGATTGGGATGATGGCCAGGATGGGTGGGTAGGGGAACTTGTTTTCAATCTTTAAAATAACATGGTACCAAAAACATAAACTAGCTAAAATAGGGAAGAACTTCCTTGATTTCATAGGGTTCCGCAAAGACACAAAGCTCCATGTTGATCACTGGGCAAGACCAGGGCCCAACTTTGGAGACTTTGTTTGGCAAAGGGTTAATTTTTACTCGCACAATAGAAACCTGGGACACCTGGATTTTAAAGTGCTGTCAGCATTTTAAACTCCAACTTTAAGCAGGTGCCCTGACAACTACTACAACTTAATAGGTGTCACAAACATTTCAATCCATTAACAGGGAATGCGCACATAATAGTGAAAAACAACTACAAAAACTACATTTAGGAGCTTGGAAGTGGTTAAAGAATGATTCTCAAAATGTGTAGTTTCAAACTAATGTGTTCCAATTATCTAATTTAAATACTGTCAAATGATTATTCCTTTTAAATCACACTTTCACACCTCAGGACTGCAAATTACAATACATTTACAGCAAATTACTCCCCCTCTCATTTACATAAAGCAGCACTTTTAAAACCACAGGAAGGAATTTCTGGCTAAACGTTCTTTAGCAAGTATAGTTAAGATCCCATGACATCAAAAGATCTATGAAATTAAAATACCATAGACTGAAATAGACCAATAGATAGAAATAACAGTCAGTGTAGAAAACATATTACTTGTGCACTGAATTGATGTCTTATCACTTTTGTACTCATCTTCTATGCAAATTCGGAAATATCAATTTCTCTGTTTTGGTGTCTGTTTGGTGTAATGTATTCTGTTCTCAGCAAAAGACTCCCTATCTTAAATTGTAGCTGCATTGATTCGTTATTGTTACACACTGTAGGTGAATCCATTTATGCATATATCTGTCAAGTTCTTTTTTTATACGCAAGATTGACACACACAATAATAAAGGTGCATTTCTTCAAAAAATTCTACAAACCCAAATGCTCCCTTAACCCTACTCCCACAAAACACACAAGTATTCATAAGCTCCTTTAAAACAACtacaaaataaagaagaaaaaatggtacAAGACAATCACCACAGTCACTGTTCACGCATGCTCCTTTCTTTGTATTGGTACATTATCTTCTTATACTGCACGTTCCTCAGAGGAAAGGCCATAATTTTAAACAGTCTAGCATGGTGCGGGTCCTTGCATAAATAACATTGCACAATAATAATTTCTGAATGGGTTctaggcgaaagcacaattgccACTGTAATTGTAAGTAAAAATTTCACTTTTTTTGTCCATTCCCATACTCTAGTTTACATCATTTAACATACCACCTGACAACCCTTCTATACATTCATGCTTCTGTTACCATGAAAAGAAGTATAACCACTGCAGTGTAACTCAAGAGATTCTGATAACTATGAAAGTCAATTTAGTAAGACTTGTTTTTACTTGTTTTATTATAGCAGAATATGCTATCAGTTACTTTTTCCTGGTGTATATAAAAGCAATTTATTTACACATATGCAGTTTTagggtctgctcctgctcctactAAAACAGACATTTAAGCTATCACTGACTTAAATTGGAGCTTTGTGAGATctttaaacaaacacacacaccaacaACTATTTTTAAACTGGATATCTGAAAGTAATCTCCTGCTTTGTTTCCCTTCCAAGACTAGTGTTCAGGATCCAGAATTTCCCTGAAATACAACCCCATGAAACCAGAGTAGTCACAATACTTACACTGCTTTATTTGCCTTTGTCATGTCATCAGTTGTTGCAGGGCAAACACAGAGTCCTGAATTTACATTTTAGCaagcagaggaagaaaaaaatgaattttcagTATTGATGGGTTAGATATGCAAAGCTCAGAACCAGACCTAAACATTCCCAGAGTTCCTAGTAGTTCATATCTAGGTTTTCGGTCCATTTCTGATTTTCTAATGATGTCTTTATTTATAATATTTTGATCTATACATACACTGCTACTGATCAGAGATCTCATGTATAAAGCTTACAGTTCACTTTTAAAATTACCATTTGGTAGCCCATTTGTCATCATGTCTCGTTTACCTGTTCTCATGTTATCTTCAATCTATTGAAGCAATTCCCTTTTTTACCCCCACTTCCTTTTGTCATACAAAGATCATCAGGACATACCACAAGTGCCCACAGGGACAGCAAAGTTAATGAATATGTATGTTCTATGTCAAAAGAGAGCACCCCTCTTGTTCTGCAGTATCGACCTTCTCTTGTGTGTGTAAATAACAGGTGAGCACAAGTGCATGGGGATAAACGGGGTTAAAACTGCCATAAAGGACTATGCTTTTCTCAGACAAACTGTGTGCAGGATAAATTGAGCTTTAATGGACACTAAACCCTAACATTTATATTATGCCTTTTTCAAATTATTTGGAAACAATTTCTGTTTAAACCAACCATCAGAGGCAGGCATTGCATTCAGTGTCAAGTTTTCAGACCAAGgtttagattttgtttttttatattAGAAAAATTTGCTTCCTCACTTCTAATTAACATCAGTAGCAAACTGTGCAAACCTCAGTTTATgccattatgattttttttaaatctcagtcaCTGTTCTGTATAAAACTCAAATAGCTATTTTATAGCTATGTGTATATACAGACAGGGTTAATTCCAGAGATTTGCCTACATGGACCTGTTCTCCCTAAGTATGTGACGGCAAAGATCAATTTCAGTAAGTTTGAAATGAACTGTAGTCAATTTTGACCCAATACACTAAACTAACAAGGGTCAAAAAACAAATTTATAGGGGCCAATAACCCCATGGCCCTGCAAAGAATGAACAGTGCATTCCTACCCTTTTGAAAAGGCCAATTCCAATACTTACCATTGCAATCAAGTTATATACAGTTGTTTTATTGAGATTAGACTACCTCTCTGCTAATTAGCTAAAGGAGAACAAATACCGATTAAATGTCTATTTAGAAGTATCTAATACTTGCCTGAAAAAAATGCTGCTTAAGGTGACTCCAAACTGTACAAAGCCTTTgcaaaatttgttttttttttatgcaTTTTGTTCTTTTTGGCAGTCCAGGAATTAATTTTTAATGCAACAGTAAAAAGATGTTGTGTCTCGGACTTTGATAAAAATATTCTATAGCCAGTACTGGGTGACATAGTGCATTAATTCAGTGTCCTTCACTCCTGGGACCTGTGTATAATTTAGTCCAGCCCGAAGAAAATAACTTTGATCTGAAGGCTGTGGAAAAAGCTACATATGAAATGAGTttcgggaggggggaaggggttaGCATTGTTTCTTATATACAAGACGACGTATGAAGATAAACTGCTTTAGAATGCTCCTGACGTGGCTCTGGATTAAGAGCAGCAAGCTTTTAGTAGCAACAGTGGAGTAGGAGAGACGCTCCACCGTCCTCTTCCCTATACTGTACATATTTCTTGAGCACAGGAAACCTGGGGAGTGGCTACAACTGGTATATGGTGATTTTTCCAAGAAACACAATGACaatcagatttaaatagcatatTGTCATGCCCATTTATTCTGTTGGCCTTTCCATTCAAAGAAAAATGTAAACATATTGCATAATGAGAGCTCATATATTAATAAGAGATGATGTTAGCACAGGGAACCTGGTGCTTCCTTCCAAAGGTAGGCACACCTTTTCTAGCCATCAGAACTGTGCTAACTCACTCAAATGAAAACAGGTCTGATATTGCTCACTCTCCAGGTTTAGCTATAAGTACTGCTGGtccctttcttttctttcctgctACCCCCAAATACAGAGAAACAAGATTAAAAGCAAAAAGATAATGAAAGAAAACTACCATTTTAGAAATACTAAGTTAAATTATGTATTTCccccacttttttaaaaattaaatatcacAACAAGGGGAAAGAGCTCATTACTTGTATGTTTATTGTTTTGGTGACTACTGCATTATAGAGTATATTGTTAAATTAGGTTGATAATCTAGCACTTATCTATTTGAATGAATACGACATCTTAACTGAGGAATTCAGTTCTATGATAAATCAACATTTTTGCAAGCAAGCAAGCTCACAAACTAACCCCTCATGTTTTGTGCTGTTTATCCCTAGTCAAATGGAGCAAAGTTCAGCTTACAGAGGAAAAGTTGAGCCATGTGTAGAGGCATAAAGTGTAAAGAGAGCTTGTGCACACAAATATAAGTGGTGGAGGTGAATTAATGCActttaaaaaacacagaaaaaataaATTGACTATATTTGGtgattataaaaaaaatcaaccctcTTCGTAACAAATGTATTTAGTCAACCTTTTCTGAAAGCAGCCTTCAAAAGACAAACCAAGAATCTAATCTGTGCAAGAATCATACCAAGAACTAGCTGCACACTGAAGACAGTTTAAACAACCATAAGCAATGTTGTTTCTGTTATAATTTTGGCCACACATTTATTGTGAAAGGAGTCAATGAAtgatgaaatagttttaaaatttgCTGCAGGGAACAAAAGTCAAGCTCTGCTGATTAGCATCTCAAAGCTCACTATGAGCACACTTTGTATAGCTGAATAACAGCACTTTGTGTGTgtgatgttttaaaaacaaaaattgcactTTTTTACTGGATGTTTGCTCATGCACTCTGATGAAAGTCCTTCTTCATCAAGAAATATATAAATCAATTAACTGTAAAGATTTCAAAGGAAGAGCAGGAGTGGCAATTGCTATTCAACATCACAAAAGAGCCAAAAGGGattttaaatactggaataacAATGAAAATGTTTCTCCTCTCACATTGGTGTA belongs to Pelodiscus sinensis isolate JC-2024 chromosome 7, ASM4963464v1, whole genome shotgun sequence and includes:
- the FIGN gene encoding fidgetin isoform X1, producing MRVGLWNDLLCLCHIVLRRVHYTVLTRCSVPNKRGLKMQWTPEHAQWPEQHFDITSTTRSPAHKVEAYRGHLQRTYQYAWANDDISALTASNLLKKYAEKYSGILEGPADRPIYETPSALVNGRKNENEPWQPSESVYPMNCVPDVIAASKAGVSTALPPADVSASIGSSPGVASNLTEPSYSSSTCGSHTVPSLHSGLPSQEYATGYNGSYLHTSYSGQPAPALPSPHPSPLHSSSLLQPPPPPPPALVPGYNGTTNLSSYSYPSASYPPQTAVGPGYSPGGAPPPSAYLPSGIPAPTPLPPTTVPGYTYQSHGLTPIAPSALTNSSASSLKRKAFYMAGQGEMDSSYGNYSYGQQRSTQSPMYRMPDNSISNANRGNGFDRSAETSSLAFKPTKQLMSSEQQRKFSSQSSRALTPPSYSTAKNSLGSRTSDSFGKYTSPVMNDHGDEHRQLLPHPMQGPGLRAATSSNHSVDEQLKNTDTHLIDLVTNEIINQGPPVDWSDIAGLDLVKAVIKEEVLWPVLRSDAFSGLTALPRSILLFGPRGTGKTLMGRCIASQLGATFFKITGSGLVTKWLGEGEKIVHASFLVARCRQPSVIFVSDIDMLLSSQVNEEHSPVSRMRTEFLMQLDTVLTSAEDQIVVICATSKPEEIDESLRRYFMKRLLIPLPDSTARHQIIVQLLSQHNYCLNDKEVALLVQRTEGFSGLDVAHLCQEAVVGPLHAMPATDLSAIMPSQLRPVTYQDFENAFCKIQPSISQKELDTYVEWNKMFGCSQ
- the FIGN gene encoding fidgetin isoform X2, with the protein product MISSTSVYGLKMQWTPEHAQWPEQHFDITSTTRSPAHKVEAYRGHLQRTYQYAWANDDISALTASNLLKKYAEKYSGILEGPADRPIYETPSALVNGRKNENEPWQPSESVYPMNCVPDVIAASKAGVSTALPPADVSASIGSSPGVASNLTEPSYSSSTCGSHTVPSLHSGLPSQEYATGYNGSYLHTSYSGQPAPALPSPHPSPLHSSSLLQPPPPPPPALVPGYNGTTNLSSYSYPSASYPPQTAVGPGYSPGGAPPPSAYLPSGIPAPTPLPPTTVPGYTYQSHGLTPIAPSALTNSSASSLKRKAFYMAGQGEMDSSYGNYSYGQQRSTQSPMYRMPDNSISNANRGNGFDRSAETSSLAFKPTKQLMSSEQQRKFSSQSSRALTPPSYSTAKNSLGSRTSDSFGKYTSPVMNDHGDEHRQLLPHPMQGPGLRAATSSNHSVDEQLKNTDTHLIDLVTNEIINQGPPVDWSDIAGLDLVKAVIKEEVLWPVLRSDAFSGLTALPRSILLFGPRGTGKTLMGRCIASQLGATFFKITGSGLVTKWLGEGEKIVHASFLVARCRQPSVIFVSDIDMLLSSQVNEEHSPVSRMRTEFLMQLDTVLTSAEDQIVVICATSKPEEIDESLRRYFMKRLLIPLPDSTARHQIIVQLLSQHNYCLNDKEVALLVQRTEGFSGLDVAHLCQEAVVGPLHAMPATDLSAIMPSQLRPVTYQDFENAFCKIQPSISQKELDTYVEWNKMFGCSQ
- the FIGN gene encoding fidgetin isoform X3, translating into MVWTGLKMQWTPEHAQWPEQHFDITSTTRSPAHKVEAYRGHLQRTYQYAWANDDISALTASNLLKKYAEKYSGILEGPADRPIYETPSALVNGRKNENEPWQPSESVYPMNCVPDVIAASKAGVSTALPPADVSASIGSSPGVASNLTEPSYSSSTCGSHTVPSLHSGLPSQEYATGYNGSYLHTSYSGQPAPALPSPHPSPLHSSSLLQPPPPPPPALVPGYNGTTNLSSYSYPSASYPPQTAVGPGYSPGGAPPPSAYLPSGIPAPTPLPPTTVPGYTYQSHGLTPIAPSALTNSSASSLKRKAFYMAGQGEMDSSYGNYSYGQQRSTQSPMYRMPDNSISNANRGNGFDRSAETSSLAFKPTKQLMSSEQQRKFSSQSSRALTPPSYSTAKNSLGSRTSDSFGKYTSPVMNDHGDEHRQLLPHPMQGPGLRAATSSNHSVDEQLKNTDTHLIDLVTNEIINQGPPVDWSDIAGLDLVKAVIKEEVLWPVLRSDAFSGLTALPRSILLFGPRGTGKTLMGRCIASQLGATFFKITGSGLVTKWLGEGEKIVHASFLVARCRQPSVIFVSDIDMLLSSQVNEEHSPVSRMRTEFLMQLDTVLTSAEDQIVVICATSKPEEIDESLRRYFMKRLLIPLPDSTARHQIIVQLLSQHNYCLNDKEVALLVQRTEGFSGLDVAHLCQEAVVGPLHAMPATDLSAIMPSQLRPVTYQDFENAFCKIQPSISQKELDTYVEWNKMFGCSQ
- the FIGN gene encoding fidgetin isoform X4, encoding MQWTPEHAQWPEQHFDITSTTRSPAHKVEAYRGHLQRTYQYAWANDDISALTASNLLKKYAEKYSGILEGPADRPIYETPSALVNGRKNENEPWQPSESVYPMNCVPDVIAASKAGVSTALPPADVSASIGSSPGVASNLTEPSYSSSTCGSHTVPSLHSGLPSQEYATGYNGSYLHTSYSGQPAPALPSPHPSPLHSSSLLQPPPPPPPALVPGYNGTTNLSSYSYPSASYPPQTAVGPGYSPGGAPPPSAYLPSGIPAPTPLPPTTVPGYTYQSHGLTPIAPSALTNSSASSLKRKAFYMAGQGEMDSSYGNYSYGQQRSTQSPMYRMPDNSISNANRGNGFDRSAETSSLAFKPTKQLMSSEQQRKFSSQSSRALTPPSYSTAKNSLGSRTSDSFGKYTSPVMNDHGDEHRQLLPHPMQGPGLRAATSSNHSVDEQLKNTDTHLIDLVTNEIINQGPPVDWSDIAGLDLVKAVIKEEVLWPVLRSDAFSGLTALPRSILLFGPRGTGKTLMGRCIASQLGATFFKITGSGLVTKWLGEGEKIVHASFLVARCRQPSVIFVSDIDMLLSSQVNEEHSPVSRMRTEFLMQLDTVLTSAEDQIVVICATSKPEEIDESLRRYFMKRLLIPLPDSTARHQIIVQLLSQHNYCLNDKEVALLVQRTEGFSGLDVAHLCQEAVVGPLHAMPATDLSAIMPSQLRPVTYQDFENAFCKIQPSISQKELDTYVEWNKMFGCSQ